Proteins from a genomic interval of Odontesthes bonariensis isolate fOdoBon6 chromosome 7, fOdoBon6.hap1, whole genome shotgun sequence:
- the aplnr2 gene encoding apelin receptor 2 — protein MSDPTFFTSPTPTSPPLFHCDYSDWSPSFSIIPSVYLLAFLVGCLGNSLVLWAYLDRAKGRMGTRFKHKTGLGQLCCTFRTSQQKVNSAGRAPCVPFSQTNKEKGGDSSGQNYRPYSHSSNSTSNLPSVPRSSRSLTDSLIASLALADLCFLVTLPLWAAYTAMGYHWPFGQPLCQISSFLTALNMYASVFSLSMLSVERYWVLTGRRHSSHHPPQSCPNRSLWVLGGVWVVAGVLALPGLLLRSVREVELDPESEDDWQLESADSRTVILSCQMDYSMLIGAELEETEKERVEMLWAAALGLKSTLIGFMLPLVILLVCYCSLAKLLSRHFGRGPRPDRRRQRRLLRVIITLVMAFFLCWLPLHVNKTVSMLLEFGFVPYSCSLDQTLLAAHPYVTCLAYLNSCLNPLLYAACDPSFRKRCREALLMCCRMSRGGAEGSEGNKEDEEDEREERSSTFPTRTQEETEDKTEGGEEMERVGEVVEKQAT, from the coding sequence ATGTCAGACCCAACCTTCTTCACTTCCCCCACTCCTACCTCCCCTCCCCTTTTCCACTGCGACTACAGCGACTGgtctccctccttctccatcATCCCGTCTGTCTACCTGCTGGCCTTCCTGGTTGGTTGCCTCGGCAACAGCCTGGTGCTTTGGGCCTACCTGGACCGAGCCAAGGGGAGGATGGGAACAAGATTCAAACATAAAACTGGACTTGGACAGCTCTGCTGCACATTCAGAACCAGTCAGCAGAAGGTTAACAGTGCTGGTAGAGCTCCCTGTGTGCCTTTTTCacagacaaacaaagaaaagggtgGGGATTCCTCAGGACAAAATTACAGACCTTACTCTCATTCCTCCAACTCTACCTCCAATCTTCCCTCCGTGCCTCGTTCATCTCGCTCTCTGACAGACTCTCTGATAGCCAGTTTAGCGTTAGCTGACCTCTGTTTCCTTGTAACTCTCCCATTGTGGGCTGCCTACACAGCGATGGGCTACCATTGGCCTTTTGGGCAGCCCCTTTGCCAAATCAGCAGCTTCCTCACTGCTCTCAACATGTACGCCAGCGTGTTCAGCTTGAGCATGCTCAGTGTGGAGCGGTACTGGGTTCTGACAGGACGCCGGCACTCCAGCCACCATCCCCCACAGAGCTGCCCCAACAGGTCTTTGTGGGTGCTTGGAGGGGTGTGGGTGGTGGCGGGAGTCCTGGCTCTTCCTGGTTTGCTACTGCGCTCTGTCAGGGAGGTGGAGCTTGACCCAGAGTCTGAGGATGACTGGCAGCTTGAATCTGCTGATTCCAGAACTGTCATCCTTTCCTGCCAAATGGATTACTCCATGTTGATTGGAGCAGAGCTGGAAGAGACCGAAAAAGAAAGGGTAGAAATGTTATGGGCTGCTGCCTTGGGTTTGAAATCTACTCTAATCGGCTTCATGCTTCCTCTTGTCATCTTACTGGTCTGCTACTGCTCACTGGCCAAGCTGCTCAGCAGACATTTTGGACGGGGCCCTCGCCCTGACCGCAGGCGCCAGCGGAGACTTCTCAGAGTCATCATCACTTTAGTGATGGCTTTCTTTTTGTGCTGGCTGCCTCTGCATGTTAATAAAACTGTGTCCATGCTGCTGGAGTTTGGGTTTGTCCCATACTCTTGCTCTTTGGACCAGACTCTGCTCGCCGCTCACCCATATGTCACCTGTTTAGCTTACCTTAACTCCTGCCTAAATCCTCTCCTTTACGCTGCATGTGACCCATCATTCAGGAAAAGATGCCGAGAAGCTCTCCTTATGTGCTGCAGGAtgagcagaggaggagcagagggaagtgagggaaacaaggaagatgaggaggatgagAGAGAGG
- the pus7 gene encoding pseudouridylate synthase 7 homolog isoform X1: MAESEPGPLSADVGEKRSCPVDEEESAPSKKPKRVIDLEDGGAQDEQDPEGEASDEEKDGETFANMMKHGLTEVDVGILKYVSDHEGFSGILKERYSDFVVHEINKQGKVVHLDDLSIPADIEEVPEPEKECDVLTEEQKKQLGELQLFKNKEGNVSIEVMDDTKEKRTLVHKAIKTQFAGLETKTEEKDGRKFIVAYHVAGKKALAEVKTSAAPRKHFWPKNRGSFCHFVLYKENKDTMEAINVLSKFLRLRPNMFSYMGTKDKRAITVQEIAVLKITAERLAHLNKCLMNLKLGNFCYKNHPLKLGELQGNHFTVVIRNISGTDEQVLQAMTSLRQTGFINYYGMQRFGTTAVPTYQVGRAILKNDWNEVVDLILKPRPGAEKEFLVRCREEWAKTNDPEAALKKLPNKRCVEGQLLRGLSMYGKKNIITAFGLIPRNNRLMYIHSYQSMVWNTMVSRRIEAFGLKAVEGDLMLRGTAAHVLTAEEAESHSIHDIVMPLPGFDVIYPTHHIGKGYRELLSMDGLDIDSMRHKVKDYSLAGAYRRIIIRPSDVSWEVTEYDDPRISLVHTDFEKMENKPAPVFNKEGKYRALQMDFSLPPSTYATMAIREVLKLDTSIKKQTQLNTTWFN, from the exons ATGGCTGAATCAGAGCCTGGACCTCTCTCTGCGGACGTTGGAGAGAAGAGAAGCTGTCCAGTGGATGAGGAGGAAAGTGCTCCCTCAAAAAAGCCCAAACGAGTGATTGATCTTGAAGATGGGGGTGCTCAAGATGAGCAAGACCCTGAAGGGGAAGCAAGTGATGAAGAGAAGGATGGTGAGACCTTTGCTAACATGATGAAGCATGGCCTAACTGAAGTGGATGTGGGCATCTTGAAGTATGTCAGTGACCATGAAGGCTTCTCAGGAATACTGAAAGAAAG ATATTCTGACTTTGTTGTACATGAAATCAACAAACAAGGCAAGGTGGTGCATTTAGATGATCTCTCTATTCCAGCAGACATTGAG GAGGTCCCAGAGCCTGAAAAGGAATGTGACGTGCTGACTGAGGAACAGAAAAAGCAGCTTGGCGAGCTGCAGCTCTTCAAGAATAAAGAGGGAAATGTGTCCATCGAG GTAATGGATGATACAAAAGAGAAGCGGACGCTTGTCCACAAAGCCATCAAGACTCAATTTGCTGGACTGGAAACAAAGACGGAGGAGAAAGACGGGCGCAAGTTCATCGTGGCCTACCATGTCGCTGGGAAGAAGGCCTTAGCAG AAGTCAAAACATCTGCAG CTCCACGGAAACACTTTTGGCCCAAGAACCGTGGCAGTTTCTGCCACTTTGTCCTGTACAAAGAGAACAAAGACACCATGGAAGCCATCAATGTGCTTTCAAAGTTTCTCAG GCTTAGACCCAATATGTTCTCTTACATGGGAACAAAAGACAAGAGGGCTATCACTGTGCAGGAGATAGCAGTGCTCAA AATCACTGCAGAGAGGTTGGCTCATCTCAACAAGTGCCTCATGAACCTGAAGCTTGGAAACTTCTGCTACAAAAACCACCCTCTAAAGCTCGGGGAGCTCCAGGGAAACCATTTCACTGTGGTCATCAG GAACATCTCAGGAACAGATGAGCAGGTCCTTCAGGCCATGACGTCCCTCAGACAGACGGGCTTCATTAACTACTATGGCATGCAGCGCTTTGGCACCACAGCTGTACCCACATACCAAGTTGGCAG GGCTATTCTGAAAAACGACTGGAATGAGGTGGTGGATTTGATTCTCAAACCTCGACCTGGAG CAGAGAAAGAGTTTCTGGTCCGGTGCAGAGAGGAATGGGCCAAGACTAATGACCCAGAGGCGGCGCTGAAAAAGTTGCCCAACAAGCGCTGTGTGGAAGGACAGCTGCTTCGAGGCCTGTCCATGTACGGCAAGAAAAACATCATCACTGCCTTTGGACTG ATCCCTCGTAACAACCGCCTGATGTACATCCACAGTTACCAGAGCATGGTGTGGAACACCATGGTGAGCCGCAGAATCGAAGCCTTTGGCCTGAAGGCTGTGGAGGGGGATCTGATGCTCAGAGGAA CCGCGGCACACGTGCTGACTGCAGAGGAGGCCGAGAGTCACTCCATCCACGACATCGTGATGCCTCTTCCTGGGTTTGACGTCATCTACCCCACTCACCACA TTGGGAAAGGTTACAGAGAGCTGCTTTCTATGGACGGGTTGGACATCGACAGCATGAGGCACAAAGTGAAGGACTACTCTCTTGCTGGAGCTTACAGACGCATAATCATCCGACCCTCTGATGTCAGCTG GGAGGTGACTGAGTACGACGATCCCAGGATCTCTCTGGTGCatactgattttgagaaaatggAGAACAAACCTGCCCCTGTCTTCAACAAGG AGGGGAAGTATCGCGCTCTTCAGATGGActtctccctgcctccctcgACCTATGCTACCATGGCGATCAGAGAGGTCCTGAAGCTGGACACCAGTATCAAGAAACAGACGCAGCTCAACACTACCTGGTTTAACTAA
- the LOC142384745 gene encoding endonuclease domain-containing 1 protein-like, which produces MSVYRTDQMLMCLLIVAMAGAEVQESISPECKQFLYMGTLPRGLEEQPLKKICQFYAGKPRFVTLYDTFTHIPVYSAYTFKRSDGSKKVDVPWMYEPQLSMVSGSREMQQFPSVDVHKSFEDSQAVLDDYSNTVIFERGQLNPDEHQADLGDKAATYTLTNVVPQVREFNIGPWKEHEHTIRKRLNNYCRGTAFAITGVTTSGHTIRRHNINRLGIPTYLWSAYCCPDYDHNAPFSERSKFPAFAAHGLNDRENNRVQEMTVQQLEDFLKRVTYVGSSFQIFYDNCVPPSSALNLP; this is translated from the exons ATGTCTGTCTACAGAACAGATCAAATGCTCATGTGTCTTCTCATCGTTGCGATGGCAGGAGCAGAGGTGCAGGAAAGTATTTCACCAGAATGTAAGCAGTTCTTGTACATGGGGACGCTGCCACGAGGGCTTGAGGAGCAGCCACTTAAAAAGATTTGCCAGTTCTACGCGGGCAAGCCACGCTTTGTTACCCTCTACGACACCTTCACCCACATCCCTGTTTATTCTGCATACACGTTCAAGCGCTCAGATGGCTCCAAGAAGGTTGATGTGCCTTGGATGTACGAGCCGCAG CTGTCCATGGTGTCTGGCTCCAGAGAGATGCAGCAGTTCCCCTCAGTAGATGTTCATAAGAGCTTTGAGGATTCTCAGGCCGTGCTTGACGACTACTCCAACACCGTGATCTTTGAACGCGGTCAGCTGAACCCTGACGAGCACCAGGCCGACTTGGGCGACAAGGCAGCCACATACACTTTGACAAACGTTGTCCCTCAAGTCAGAGAGTTCAACATTGGTCCTTGGAAAGAGCATGAGCACACCATACGCAAGAGGCTAAACAACTATTGCCGTGGAACTGCTTTTGCGATCACCGGGGTCACCACCTCAGGGCACACAATCCGCCGCCATAACATCAACCGCCTCGGCATTCCTACTTACCTCTGGTCGGCCTACTGCTGCCCTGACTATGACCACAATGCCCCGTTCTCCGAGCGCTCAAAGTTCCCTGCGTTTGCAGCTCATGGGCTCAACGACAGGGAGAATAACAGGGTTCAAGAGATGACAGTGCAGCAGCTGGAGGACTTCCTGAAGAGGGTAACTTATGTTGGCAGCTCCTTCCAGATATTTTATGATAACTGTGTACCTCCTAGCAGTGCTCTGAATCTCCCTTAA
- the pus7 gene encoding pseudouridylate synthase 7 homolog isoform X2, whose protein sequence is MAESEPGPLSADVGEKRSCPVDEEESAPSKKPKRVIDLEDGGAQDEQDPEGEASDEEKDGETFANMMKHGLTEVDVGILKYVSDHEGFSGILKERYSDFVVHEINKQGKVVHLDDLSIPADIEEVPEPEKECDVLTEEQKKQLGELQLFKNKEGNVSIEVMDDTKEKRTLVHKAIKTQFAGLETKTEEKDGRKFIVAYHVAGKKALAAPRKHFWPKNRGSFCHFVLYKENKDTMEAINVLSKFLRLRPNMFSYMGTKDKRAITVQEIAVLKITAERLAHLNKCLMNLKLGNFCYKNHPLKLGELQGNHFTVVIRNISGTDEQVLQAMTSLRQTGFINYYGMQRFGTTAVPTYQVGRAILKNDWNEVVDLILKPRPGAEKEFLVRCREEWAKTNDPEAALKKLPNKRCVEGQLLRGLSMYGKKNIITAFGLIPRNNRLMYIHSYQSMVWNTMVSRRIEAFGLKAVEGDLMLRGTAAHVLTAEEAESHSIHDIVMPLPGFDVIYPTHHIGKGYRELLSMDGLDIDSMRHKVKDYSLAGAYRRIIIRPSDVSWEVTEYDDPRISLVHTDFEKMENKPAPVFNKEGKYRALQMDFSLPPSTYATMAIREVLKLDTSIKKQTQLNTTWFN, encoded by the exons ATGGCTGAATCAGAGCCTGGACCTCTCTCTGCGGACGTTGGAGAGAAGAGAAGCTGTCCAGTGGATGAGGAGGAAAGTGCTCCCTCAAAAAAGCCCAAACGAGTGATTGATCTTGAAGATGGGGGTGCTCAAGATGAGCAAGACCCTGAAGGGGAAGCAAGTGATGAAGAGAAGGATGGTGAGACCTTTGCTAACATGATGAAGCATGGCCTAACTGAAGTGGATGTGGGCATCTTGAAGTATGTCAGTGACCATGAAGGCTTCTCAGGAATACTGAAAGAAAG ATATTCTGACTTTGTTGTACATGAAATCAACAAACAAGGCAAGGTGGTGCATTTAGATGATCTCTCTATTCCAGCAGACATTGAG GAGGTCCCAGAGCCTGAAAAGGAATGTGACGTGCTGACTGAGGAACAGAAAAAGCAGCTTGGCGAGCTGCAGCTCTTCAAGAATAAAGAGGGAAATGTGTCCATCGAG GTAATGGATGATACAAAAGAGAAGCGGACGCTTGTCCACAAAGCCATCAAGACTCAATTTGCTGGACTGGAAACAAAGACGGAGGAGAAAGACGGGCGCAAGTTCATCGTGGCCTACCATGTCGCTGGGAAGAAGGCCTTAGCAG CTCCACGGAAACACTTTTGGCCCAAGAACCGTGGCAGTTTCTGCCACTTTGTCCTGTACAAAGAGAACAAAGACACCATGGAAGCCATCAATGTGCTTTCAAAGTTTCTCAG GCTTAGACCCAATATGTTCTCTTACATGGGAACAAAAGACAAGAGGGCTATCACTGTGCAGGAGATAGCAGTGCTCAA AATCACTGCAGAGAGGTTGGCTCATCTCAACAAGTGCCTCATGAACCTGAAGCTTGGAAACTTCTGCTACAAAAACCACCCTCTAAAGCTCGGGGAGCTCCAGGGAAACCATTTCACTGTGGTCATCAG GAACATCTCAGGAACAGATGAGCAGGTCCTTCAGGCCATGACGTCCCTCAGACAGACGGGCTTCATTAACTACTATGGCATGCAGCGCTTTGGCACCACAGCTGTACCCACATACCAAGTTGGCAG GGCTATTCTGAAAAACGACTGGAATGAGGTGGTGGATTTGATTCTCAAACCTCGACCTGGAG CAGAGAAAGAGTTTCTGGTCCGGTGCAGAGAGGAATGGGCCAAGACTAATGACCCAGAGGCGGCGCTGAAAAAGTTGCCCAACAAGCGCTGTGTGGAAGGACAGCTGCTTCGAGGCCTGTCCATGTACGGCAAGAAAAACATCATCACTGCCTTTGGACTG ATCCCTCGTAACAACCGCCTGATGTACATCCACAGTTACCAGAGCATGGTGTGGAACACCATGGTGAGCCGCAGAATCGAAGCCTTTGGCCTGAAGGCTGTGGAGGGGGATCTGATGCTCAGAGGAA CCGCGGCACACGTGCTGACTGCAGAGGAGGCCGAGAGTCACTCCATCCACGACATCGTGATGCCTCTTCCTGGGTTTGACGTCATCTACCCCACTCACCACA TTGGGAAAGGTTACAGAGAGCTGCTTTCTATGGACGGGTTGGACATCGACAGCATGAGGCACAAAGTGAAGGACTACTCTCTTGCTGGAGCTTACAGACGCATAATCATCCGACCCTCTGATGTCAGCTG GGAGGTGACTGAGTACGACGATCCCAGGATCTCTCTGGTGCatactgattttgagaaaatggAGAACAAACCTGCCCCTGTCTTCAACAAGG AGGGGAAGTATCGCGCTCTTCAGATGGActtctccctgcctccctcgACCTATGCTACCATGGCGATCAGAGAGGTCCTGAAGCTGGACACCAGTATCAAGAAACAGACGCAGCTCAACACTACCTGGTTTAACTAA